From Musa acuminata AAA Group cultivar baxijiao chromosome BXJ3-8, Cavendish_Baxijiao_AAA, whole genome shotgun sequence, one genomic window encodes:
- the LOC135644250 gene encoding uncharacterized protein At4g26450-like: MQPKYRNPRDGFRPGSPFGRNRSRGGFSRSYSKPQSPPASKLEILMEAGRLAAEYLVSKGVLPASSLPSAMSKSGLQEFRGQGRENPSAPPPFSVGRTSALARLGDAGSDVGYGRKRFNDDYDRMGSRKNGRGRKRSGFYNRGYDGPDWGRERKRNGPWNERSRDYSDSMEEDNDDFAPGYRRDRLSGYEEVGSSIAENEQHSKGEVVGESGSELDDAGSKASSNSTRKDVPAEVDANENKGADEVLASNLEAGGVKSGKHDELEKKISTEEYSTVKPDGVEEGVSSVSNDGSDLLKLSGFPKVPTRPRSSLSHKGPTDDHCLSTDGGNKIEVVPKGDFEMVIDDVPTDGFLKESHVDHSDHLKCEEQANSGDADIKSSKETIESPCEPQMNLLRSTSSAMMVDVGKEDKFANHVSQEEELEKQINSSSPTASQQNQFSQLDGSRQTQASLFMEMPPQSEEMEAIDQLKQVTANLPPKVEAQSFTEMEDLKQNQPTSFKICDLNLMEAPEITEIPSDPLLNDCNISAPPLETEKQLSVDFGLSINSKAKVTYDFNRLSGDDKVIPVIDLEDDSPIEVNACNPSKAKNELIYPVENVMNHTTHSDDLPVIQDSYSLAISDYLGADMSCSPSVQADLNNLQVGIDLHGAEGFPGVDDSIYGSLGDIGFMEVWDQPTQDYEKFF; the protein is encoded by the exons ATGCAGCCCAAGTATCGGAACCCCAGGGATGGTTTCCGGCCGGGTTCGCCGTTCGGTCGTAATCGTAGTCGTGGCGGCTTCAGCCGCAGTTACTCGAAGCCCCAAAGCCCTCCTGCAAGCAAGCTGGAGATCCTAATGGAGGCTGGCCGGCTTGCGGCCGAGTACCTGGTGTCCAAGGGCGTGCTTCCCGCGAGCTCGCTCCCCAGTGCCATGTCCAAGAGCGGCCTTCAAGAATTCAGAGGCCAGGGCCGGGAGAACCCATCTGCTCCTCCGCCGTTTAGCGTAGGCAGGACCTCGGCCCTTGCCCGGCTGGGGGACGCGGGTTCCGATGTTGGGTATGGAAGGAAAAGATTCAACGACGACTACGATCGAATGGGGTCAAGGAAGAATGGTAGAGGCAGGAAAAGATCAGGGTTCTATAACAGAGGGTATGATGGTCCGGATTGGGGTAGAGAGAGGAAAAGAAATGGGCCGTGGAACGAACGAAGCAGAGACTATTCTGATAGTATGGAAGAGGACAACGATGACTTTGCCCCTGGGTATCGTAGAGATCGGCTAAGCGGGTACGAGGAAGTGGGAAGCAGTATCGCTGAAAATGAACAGCACTCGAAGGGAGAAGTGGTGGGTGAATCGGGTTCAGAGCTTGATGATGCTGGATCGAAGGCGAGCTCAAACAGTACCAGGAAGGATGTTCCCGCCGAAGTGGATGCCAATGAGAACAAAGGGGCAGACGAAGTGTTGGCTTCAAATTTAGAAGCTGGAGGAGTTAAGAGTGGTAAGCATGATGAGTTAGAGAAAAAGATTTCCACGGAAGAGTACTCAACCGTGAAGCCTGATGGAGTCGAGGAAGGCGTCTCCTCTGTCAGCAATGATGGCAGTGATCTATTGAAGCTCAGTGGTTTTCCAAAAGTGCCAACGCGACCGCGGTCATCACTGTCACATAAAGGTCCTACAGATGACCATTGCCTCAGTACTGATGGTGGAAACAAGATTGAAGTTGTTCCTAAAGGAGATTTTgagatggttatagatgatgttcCAACTGATGGCTTCTTAAAAGAATCGCATGTGGATCACTCTGACCATTTGAAATGTGAAGAACAAGCTAATTCTGGTGATGCTGATATCAAATCCTCTAAAGAAACAATAGAGTCTCCCTGTGAGCCACAGATGAACCTCCTGCGTTCAACATCATCTGCTATGATGGTAGATGTAGGGAAGGAGGATAAGTTTGCTAATCATGTGAGTCAAGAGGAGGAACTTGAGAAACAAATTAACTCATCTTCGCCTACTGCATCTCAGCAAAATCAATTCTCTCAGCTTGATGGCTCTAGACAAACTCAGGCTAGCCTGTTCATGGAGATGCCACCTCAGAGTGAAGAAATGGAGGCAATCGATCAATTGAAACAAGTCACTGCCAATTTACCTCCAAAAGTTGAAGCTCAGTCATTCACGGAGATGGAAGATTTAAAGCAAAACCAACCAACTTCATTTAAAATCTGTGATCTGAACCTAATGGAAGCTCCTGAGATAACTGAGATTCCCAGTGATCCTCTTTTGAATGATTGTAATATTTCAGCTCCTCCTCTGGAAACTGAGAAACAACTTTCGGTTGATTTTGGCCTGTCGATAAATAGCAAGGCCAAAGTTACTTATGACTTCAACCGTCTTTCAGGTGATGACAAAGTGATTCCAGTAATTGATTTGGAAGATGATTCTCCAATTGAAGTGAATGCCTGTAATCCTTCGAAGGCCAA GAACGAATTGATATATCCTGTAGAGAATGTTATGAACCACACAACACATTCAGATGACCTTCCTGTCATTCAGGACAGCTACAGTCTAGCCATTTCTGACTACCTGGGAGCTGATATGTCATGCAGCCCATCAGTACAAGCAGACCTTAATAACCTTCAAGTTGGAATTGATCTTCATGGTGCTGAG gggtttcctggtgttgatgattcaatatatggatctcttggagatatag GATTCATGGAGGTCTGGGACCAGCCAACACAAGATTATGAGAAGTTCTTTTGA
- the LOC135581260 gene encoding uncharacterized protein LOC135581260 produces the protein MGETTRNQAPCAMAETGEARRKLKRSNRSKKQEQRRAKKSPAWRALRNLFSCKDQRDARGRKKGKKRDSTSETSQEATTAAAVNPCNTSSRSLRSPCKDVSGDISTSFASYSSASIVASATASSSSSSSSSVGGSLTGMHLRRLSGCYECHVMVDPINGPSRDPSMRVSICSCPHCGEIFVRPESLELHQAVRHAVSELGPEDTSRNIIEIIFQSSWLKNQTPVCKIDRILKVHNTPKAITRFEDYRDSIKTKADNKLAKKHPRCVADGNELLRFHCTTLACSLGFNGSTNLCQSMERCDVCSIIRDGFKLDEAGKVQTMATSGRAHDMARVSSSDEEKRAMLVCRVIAGRVKKKSQDAVDEFDSVAGSAGTYSNIDELFVFSPKAILPCFVVIYTGF, from the exons ATGGGAGAAACCACAAGAAACCAAGCCCCTTGTGCGATGGCAGAGACAGGTGAAGCCAGGAGGAAGCTCAAGAGAAGCAACAGAAGCAAGAAGCAAGAACAGAGGAGAGCCAAGAAGTCACCGGCTTGGAGAGCCCTGAGAAACTTATTCTCGTGTAAGGATCAGAGAGATGCACGAGGGAGGAAGAAAGGCAAGAAGAGGGACAGCACGAGTGAGACGAGTCAGGAAGCAACCACAGCCGCTGCAGTGAATCCTTGTAATACTTCTAGCAGATCCCTGAGATCTCCTTGCAAGGATGTCAGTGGGGATATATCCACTTCCTTCGCTTCTTATTCATCCGCCTCTATCGTTGCCTCTGCTACTgcgtcttcttcatcatcatcctcttcttctgTCGGAGGATCTCTTACTGGAATGCACCTGAGGAGGCTTTCTGGGTGCTACGAGTGTCATGTGATGGTTGATCCCATTAATGGACCATCCAGGGATCCTTCCATGAGGGTTTCAATCTGTTCTTGCCCGCACTGCGGGGAGATATTTGTGAGGCCTGAGTCTTTGGAGCTTCACCAGGCGGTCAGACATGCAG TATCAGAATTGGGTCCTGAGGACACCAGCAGAAACATCATCGAGATCATTTTCCAGTCAAGCTGGCTCAAGAATCAAACTCCAGTTTGCAAGATAGACAGGATCCTGAAGGTCCACAACACCCCGAAGGCCATCACAAGGTTCGAAGACTACAGAGACTCCATCAAGACCAAAGCCGACAACAAGCTCGCCAAAAAGCATCCGAGGTGCGTCGCCGATGGGAACGAGCTCCTGAGGTTCCACTGCACCACCCTCGCGTGTTCCCTCGGCTTCAACGGCTCCACCAATCTGTGTCAGTCGATGGAACGCTGCGACGTGTGCAGCATCATCCGAGACGGGTTCAAGCTCGATGAGGCCGGGAAGGTCCAAACCATGGCGACCAGCGGGAGGGCGCATGACATGGCTCGCGTAAGCTCGTCGGACGAGGAGAAGAGAGCGATGCTGGTTTGCAGGGTGATCGCGGGGCGGGTGAAGAAGAAGAGTCAAGATGCCGTCGATGAGTTCGACTCGGTTGCGGGTTCTGCAGGAACGTACTCCAACATAGATGAGCTGTTTGTGTTCAGCCCCAAAGCCATATTGCCATGTTTCGTGGTGATATATACAGGTTTTTAG